In a single window of the Papaver somniferum cultivar HN1 chromosome 8, ASM357369v1, whole genome shotgun sequence genome:
- the LOC113301877 gene encoding uncharacterized protein LOC113301877 — protein sequence MSTQSWLPYGPNPTGISPGHLKYTRNMASSLDLVSSSFYRAMVPRLPSLNLQTDQTRKRNSIPVKVAKTTTMAERKKEDSKKKSKWPKINPKTDLQINLLKETHLFRVPNFFTSAESKGFVQAAELMGFTRQGSLGPTRGEAFRDNDRISVDDPVLAQTIWESGLNKFFTDIKIRGKVAVGLNPNIRFYRYKTGQRFGRHIDESVELGDGRRTYYTLLIYLSGGGSGQKTKTEMSSQKDASVEPLVGGETVFYGPRRGVVAEVAPAEGMALLHLHGDNCMLHEARNVAKGVKYVFRSDVIFA from the exons ATGTCTACACAATCGTGGCTACCATATGGTCCAAATCCCACTGGAATCAGTCCGGGACACCTTAAATACACGAGGAACATGGCATCATCCCTAGACCTTGTAAGCTCTTCTTTCTATAGAGCCATGGTTCCACGGCTCCCCAGTCTAAACCTACAAACTGACCAAACCAGAAAAAGAAACAGCATCCCAGTAAAGGTCGCGAAAACAACAACAATGgcggaaagaaaaaaagaagactcCAAGAAGAAATCAAAATGGCCGAAAATTAATCCTAAAACGGATCTTCAAATCAATCTTCTCAAAGAAACTCATCTCTTTAGG GTGCCGAATTTCTTTACATCTGCGGAATCAAAAGGGTTTGTACAAGCTGCAGAGTTGATGGGTTTCACTCGTCAAGGAAGTCTTGGACCTACTAGAGGAGAAGCTTTCAGAGATAATGATCGGATTTCTGTGGATGATCCTGTTTTAGCACAAACTATTTGGGAATCTGGGTTGAACAAGTTTTTCACTGATATTAAAATCCGGGGAAAAGTTGCTGTTGGATTGAATCCTAATATTAGATTCTACAG ATACAAGACTGGGCAGCGATTTGGACGTCACATTGATGAAAGTGTTGAACTAGGTGATGGACGGAGAACGTATTATACATTGCTAATATATCTTAGTGGTGGTGGGTCGGGTCAGAAAACAAAGACAGAGATGAGCAGCCAAAAAGATGCTTCTGTGGAGCCTTTAGTTGGAGGAGAAACTGTCTTTTACGGTCCTAGAAGAGGTGTTGTTGCGGAG GTTGCCCCCGCTGAAGGGATGGCTCTGCTTCACCTCCATGGAGATAATTGCATGTTACATGAGGCCCGTAATGTAGCGAAGGGTGTTAAGTATGTTTTCCGCTCAGATGTAATCTTTGCTTGA